The Amycolatopsis jiangsuensis nucleotide sequence CTTTCCGGCGGTCAGCAGCAGCGGCTGTGCATTGCCCGCGCGATCGCGGTGCAGCCGGACGTGCTGCTCATGGACGAACCGTGTTCCGCGCTCGACCCGATCTCCACCCTCGCCATCGAGGACCTGATCGGTGAGCTGAAGAAGGAGTACACGATCGTCATCGTGACGCACAACATGCAGCAGGCGGCCCGGGTTTCGGACCAGACGGCGTTCTTCAACCTGGCCGGCGTCGGCCAGCCGGGCCGGCTGATCGAGCTGAACGACACCGAGCGGATCTTCTCCAACCCGGACGAGAAGGCGACCGAGGACTACATCTCCGGCCGCTTCGGCTGATCGGCCTCGGGAGTGCCCAGGCCGGTTCTCCCCGGCCTGGGCACTTTCTGCCGGCGGGCATGGAAAAGCCGCCACCCCCTGGTTCGGGATGGCGGCTTTTCGGCTGCTTCAGACGGTGAGGTCCTCGTCCGAACCGTAGCCCGGCATCCGGCCGGTGACCACGAAGATCATCCGCTTCGCCACGGACACCGCGTGGTCGGCGTAGCGTTCGTAGAAGCGTCCGAGCAGCGTGACGTCGACCGCGGTGGCGACGCCGTGCGGCCATTCGCGGTCCATCAGCACGGTGAACAGGTGCCGGTGGATGTCGTCGACCTGGTCGTCGCTGGCCTCGAGGTCCTTGGCCGCGGACACGTCCTTGGTCTGGATGACCTGCTCGGCCTGCCGCGCCAGCTTCACGGCGGCCTCGCCCATTTCGGCGAAGTACGGCTTCACCGAATCCGGCAGCACCGGCTC carries:
- the phoU gene encoding phosphate signaling complex protein PhoU; the encoded protein is MREAYHVELDQLAQNLAAMSAQVADAMERATTALLEVDLGLAEQVISDDAKVDDARAESEEQAYALLALQAPVATDLRTVLAAIHAAESLERMGDLALHVAKAARRRHPEPVLPDSVKPYFAEMGEAAVKLARQAEQVIQTKDVSAAKDLEASDDQVDDIHRHLFTVLMDREWPHGVATAVDVTLLGRFYERYADHAVSVAKRMIFVVTGRMPGYGSDEDLTV